The following are encoded together in the Methanosarcina flavescens genome:
- a CDS encoding DNA-directed RNA polymerase has translation MYKMMRLVDTVRIPPTLLGEEVAPTVKNALREKLEGQVDKKLGSLVAIHKIVEIGEGHILVGDGAVYYDVTFEAIMFVPELQEIIEGEVVEAVSFGVFIGMGPMDGLLHVSQITDDFISYDAKNARLVTKNGGKSIAEGDHVRARIVAVSINEREPKESKIGLTMRQTALGKLQWLEEARKRKQPSEAAPEGTA, from the coding sequence ATGTATAAAATGATGAGACTCGTTGATACGGTTCGTATCCCCCCTACCTTATTAGGAGAAGAGGTGGCGCCTACTGTTAAAAACGCGTTAAGAGAAAAACTGGAGGGACAGGTTGACAAAAAACTTGGCTCTCTCGTCGCGATTCACAAAATTGTCGAGATAGGGGAAGGGCACATCCTCGTAGGAGACGGGGCAGTATATTATGACGTAACATTCGAAGCAATAATGTTTGTGCCTGAGCTCCAGGAGATTATTGAGGGTGAGGTTGTTGAAGCTGTTAGTTTCGGAGTTTTCATAGGTATGGGACCAATGGATGGATTGCTCCACGTCAGCCAGATTACGGATGACTTCATTTCATACGACGCCAAGAACGCAAGACTCGTGACAAAGAACGGGGGCAAGTCCATTGCCGAAGGTGATCATGTAAGAGCCAGAATTGTCGCGGTAAGTATAAACGAGCGGGAACCAAAAGAGAGTAAAATCGGGCTTACAATGCGTCAAACTGCTTTAGGAAAACTGCAATGGCTTGAGGAAGCCCGTAAAAGAAAGCAGCCAAGTGAAGCTGCTCCTGAGGGAACTGCCTGA
- the spt4 gene encoding transcription elongation factor subunit Spt4 — MAEKVCRHCMRVLEGQTCVVCGTSDLADEWSGLVIILDAERSEIAKKLGVDIPDKFALKVR; from the coding sequence ATGGCAGAAAAAGTGTGTCGACACTGCATGAGGGTCCTGGAAGGGCAAACCTGCGTAGTCTGTGGGACTTCGGACCTCGCAGATGAATGGAGTGGGCTTGTAATTATCCTGGACGCTGAACGCTCAGAAATAGCAAAAAAGCTTGGAGTTGACATTCCGGATAAATTCGCTCTGAAGGTGCGCTGA
- a CDS encoding GTP-dependent dephospho-CoA kinase family protein, translating into MSVHIELPRELRPLMKKPLGTLYRGKGRDTIDKFAGELGSPTKLISVGDVTTFHLLEAGIIPDICIVDNRTKRKPVSSDMSARNMDKFYDEMSVDNPAGIITDELIKTLCEAFASEKPLRIFVRGEEDLATLPVILLAPLGAVVLYGQPDEGVVFVKVTKEKKGEIRTLFEKLISKNQNYELDKIRRILDGHKNS; encoded by the coding sequence TTGAGTGTTCATATCGAGCTTCCAAGAGAACTTCGCCCACTTATGAAAAAACCTCTGGGTACACTTTACAGGGGTAAAGGCAGGGACACTATAGACAAATTTGCAGGAGAGCTTGGAAGCCCCACAAAACTTATATCCGTAGGGGATGTTACTACCTTCCACCTGCTTGAGGCCGGAATTATCCCTGATATCTGTATTGTGGACAACCGCACCAAAAGGAAACCAGTTTCCAGTGATATGTCAGCCCGGAACATGGACAAATTTTACGACGAAATGTCTGTGGACAATCCTGCAGGAATAATTACCGACGAGTTGATTAAAACCCTCTGTGAAGCTTTTGCTTCGGAAAAGCCTCTGAGAATCTTTGTAAGGGGAGAAGAGGACCTGGCAACCCTTCCTGTAATCCTTCTGGCTCCTCTTGGCGCTGTGGTCCTTTACGGTCAGCCTGATGAGGGCGTGGTCTTTGTAAAAGTCACTAAGGAGAAAAAAGGGGAGATAAGAACTCTCTTTGAGAAACTCATCAGCAAAAATCAGAATTATGAATTGGATAAAATACGGAGAATTTTAGATGGACATAAGAATTCTTAA
- a CDS encoding 30S ribosomal protein S24e: MDIRILKDKNNALLNRRELDFVVKYEGSTPSRSDIKNKLAAMLNAPVELLVIQRIKTEYGMQEGKGYAKLYEDADRMKQVELGYVLKRNAVPGTETEGEEA, from the coding sequence ATGGACATAAGAATTCTTAAAGACAAGAATAATGCACTTTTAAATCGAAGGGAACTGGATTTCGTTGTGAAATATGAAGGTTCGACTCCTTCCAGAAGTGACATCAAGAATAAACTCGCTGCAATGCTGAACGCCCCTGTTGAACTGCTGGTAATCCAGAGAATCAAAACCGAATATGGTATGCAGGAAGGCAAGGGCTATGCCAAACTCTATGAAGATGCCGACCGCATGAAACAGGTAGAACTGGGCTACGTCTTGAAGAGAAATGCTGTCCCGGGAACGGAGACTGAGGGAGAAGAGGCTTAA
- a CDS encoding 30S ribosomal protein S27ae, translated as MAVKDYYKVQGDSVTRVKQFCPRCGPGTFLADHKNRLACGKCGYTEFKK; from the coding sequence ATGGCAGTAAAAGATTACTATAAAGTCCAGGGCGACTCCGTAACCAGAGTAAAACAGTTCTGTCCCAGGTGCGGACCAGGTACATTCCTCGCGGACCACAAAAACCGCCTCGCCTGCGGAAAATGCGGATATACCGAATTCAAGAAATAA